Proteins found in one Physeter macrocephalus isolate SW-GA chromosome 17, ASM283717v5, whole genome shotgun sequence genomic segment:
- the CEBPA gene encoding CCAAT/enhancer-binding protein alpha has protein sequence MESADFYEAEPRPPMSSHLQSPPHAPSSAAFGFLRGAGPAQPPAPPAAPEPLGGICEHETSIDISAYIDPAAFNDEFLADLFQHSRQQEKAKAAAAPAGGGGDFDYPGAPVGPGGAVMPGGAHGPPPGYGCSAAGYLDGRLEPLYERVGAPALRPLVIKQEPREEDEAKQLALAGLFPYQPPPPPPPQHSHPPPAHLAAPHLQFQIAHCGQTTMHLQPGHPTPPPTPVPSPHPAPALGAAGLPGPGGALKGLAVGHPDIRAGGGGGGGAGKGKKSVDKNSNEYRVRRERNNIAVRKSRDKAKQRNVETQQKVLELTSDNDRLRKRVEQLSRELDTLRGIFRQLPESSLVKAMGNCA, from the coding sequence ATGGAGTCGGCCGACTTCTACGAGGCGGAGCCGCGGCCCCCGATGAGCAGCCACCTCCAGAGCCCCCCGCACGCGCCCAGCAGCGCCGCTTTCGGCTTTCTCCGGGGCGCGGGCCCCgcgcagcccccagccccacctgccgcCCCGGAGCCGCTGGGCGGCATCTGCGAACACGAGACGTCCATCGACATCAGCGCCTACATCGACCCGGCCGCCTTCAACGACGAGTTCCTGGCCGACCTGTTCCAGCACAGCCGGCAGCAGGAGAAGGCCAAGGCGGCCGCGGCCCCCGCAGGAGGCGGCGGCGACTTTGACTACCCGGGCGCCCCCGTGGGCCCCGGCGGCGCCGTCATGCCCGGAGGGGCGCACGGCCCCCCGCCCGGCTACGGCTGCTCGGCGGCCGGCTACCTGGACGGCAGGCTGGAACCCCTGTACGAGCGCGTCGGGGCGCCGGCTCTACGGCCGCTGGTGATCAAGCAGGAGCCGCGCGAGGAGGACGAGGCGAAGCAGCTGGCGCTGGCCGGCCTCTTTCCCtaccagccgccgccgccgccgccaccacaGCACTCACACCCGCCGCCCGCTCACCTGGCCGCCCCGCACCTGCAGTTCCAGATCGCGCACTGCGGCCAGACCACCATGCACCTGCAGCCCGGCCACCCCACGCCGCCGCCCACGCCCGTGCCCAGCCCGCACCCAGCGCCCGCGCTCGGCGCCGCTGGCCTGCCAGGCCCCGGCGGCGCGCTCAAGGGGCTGGCCGTCGGGCACCCAGACATccgcgcgggcggcggcggcggcggcggcgcgggcaaAGGCAAGAAGTCCGTGGACAAGAACAGCAACGAGTACCGGGTGCGGCGCGAGCGCAACAACATCGCGGTGCGCAAGAGCCGGGACAAGGCCAAGCAGCGCAACGTGGAGACGCAGCAGAAGGTGCTGGAGCTGACCAGTGACAATGACCGCCTGCGCAAGCGGGTGGAACAACTGAGCCGCGAACTGGACACGCTGCGGGGCATCTTCCGCCAGCTGCCTG